The following coding sequences lie in one Spinacia oleracea cultivar Varoflay chromosome 1, BTI_SOV_V1, whole genome shotgun sequence genomic window:
- the LOC110786826 gene encoding probable carboxylesterase 17, whose translation MASLSLDPRLSVNASYHHHHGALVEEIQGLIRVHKDGHVERPPIITNVPCSIPSELRVLSRDIVMNKFTNLWARVYVPQGQRNHLPLVVYFHGGGFCVGSAAWSCYHDFIANLASKAGCVVISVNYRLAPENRLPAAYEDGYNTIMWVKEQASVSGGSKENYWWLNCCNVSDFFLAGDSAGANIAHNVALRFGASREAILRPLSHRGTILIQPFFGGEARTSSEKAPQPRGSALTLSAADTYWRLSLPVGSSREHLWCNPLANLKRIELPATMVCVSDMDILMDRNKEFCSAMVKADNKVKMMVYKGVGHAFQILNSSPLSKARTQEMMAHFKTFIHS comes from the coding sequence ATGGCTTCCCTCTCTCTAGATCCAAGACTGAGTGTCAATGCATCATATCACCACCATCACGGAGCTTTGGTGGAAGAGATACAAGGGTTGATCAGGGTACACAAAGATGGACATGTTGAGAGGCCACCTATAATCACAAATGTCCCTTGCAGCATTCCATCTGAGCTGAGGGTGTTATCAAGGGATATTGTGATGAACAAATTCACTAATCTGTGGGCACGTGTTTATGTTCCACAAGGACAAAGGAACCACCTGCCTCTTGTTGTTTACTTCCATGGAGGGGGTTTCTGTGTAGGTTCAGCGGCATGGAGTTGTTACCATGACTTCATAGCCAACCTAGCATCTAAAGCAGGCTGTGTAGTCATATCAGTAAATTACCGTCTAGCCCCTGAAAACCGCCTTCCTGCTGCCTATGAGGACGGTTACAACACCATCATGTGGGTGAAGGAGCAAGCTTCTGTCAGTGGCGGCTCTAAAGAGAATTATTGGTGGTTAAACTGCTGCAATGTTTCAGATTTCTTCTTAGCAGGTGACAGTGCAGGAGCTAACATTGCTCATAATGTTGCTCTAAGATTTGGGGCTAGTAGAGAAGCCATTCTAAGGCCACTTTCTCACCGAGGTACTATCCTAATCCAGCCTTTCTTTGGAGGTGAGGCGCGGACATCATCTGAAAAGGCTCCCCAGCCACGTGGCTCAGCGCTTACCTTATCAGCAGCTGATACCTATTGGCGGTTATCCCTCCCAGTGGGCTCTAGCCGGGAGCATCTATGGTGCAACCCTTTAGCTAACTTGAAACGGATTGAACTTCCAGCTACCATGGTGTGTGTGTCAGACATGGATATCTTAATGGATAGGAACAAAGAGTTCTGTTCGGCCATGGTTAAAGCAGATAACAAGGTAAAAATGATGGTTTACAAAGGTGTAGGTCATGCATTTCAGATCTTGAACAGCTCTCCACTCTCCAAAGCTCGCACACAAGAAATGATGGCTCACTTCAAAACTTTCATACACAGCTGA